The genomic interval GAGAGCTTGAGTTGGTCGATGGCACCACCTTGTCTCACTCTTTATTGGGGCGTCAAACGCTATAATTGACTGTTGGGCAGTTCGTCAGTGACTTAGACGGTCAGCGTCTCTAAAAAAGTAATGTTCTCTAAGGCTTGAGTGTTGTTTTGCCCGCAGATATCCGGGCACGCTTTAAACTGCGCACACACATCAGGCCTTTCTTTTTTGCCAAATAGGCGACATAAATTATTGTCATCGAGCTGTACACAGCGAACCCCAGCCGGTTTGCCTTTGGGCATGCCAGGTATCGGGCTACTGATACTAGGGGCGATACAGCACGCGCCGCAGCCAAGTCTACATTCCATCATTTTTCCTCATTGCTCAGCGAGCGGCAGAGTCTATCAAAACTTCTCGAGAAATCCAGTTAATCTATTGCTCTGTGTTTTCGCTATACTGGTTGTATTCTTCCCGTTGTTGATGTGTTTTGGGGCTGATGGCGATAATGAGAGAAAAAGAGAGGTTGCCAGCGCTTGCATGTCAGTATCACAGTCGGTATAACCCTCTTCAAATAATGAGGTGAGCACAATATGAATTCAACAACTCAGCCTTTTTGGCAAACCAAAACACTAGAAGCAATGAGCGAAGACGAGTGGGAGTCTTTGTGTGATGGATGTGGCAAGTGTTGCTTACACAAGTTAATGGATGAAGACACCGAGGAAGTCTATTACACCAATGTGGCTTGCAGCTGGCTTAATGATCAAACCTGCAGCTGTAAAGATTACGCCAATCGTTTTGAGTCCGGCGAGTCGTGTTTAAAACTGTCGCGAGAGAAAATTGCTGAGTTTCATTGGTTGCCAAATACCTGTGCTTATCGCTTGTTGGCCGAAGGAAAGTCGCTGCCTGTGTGGCACCCGTTGATCACGGGAAGTAAAGACGCCATGCACGGCGCAGGGGAAAGCGTAAAGGATCAAGTAGTGTATGAAATTGATGTGATTGACTGGGAAGATCACATTATCAATCACCCAGGTCGCAGTGGCTGATCCTGTCAATCATTTTGTGTCACGCGCTTGCGTGGCACTAAGTCCGCTCGTCGCAGCTCGAACATGTTAATAAAGCGGATTAGGCTTGCTGGCTAGTGTTTGATTGGTAGTGTTTAGAAATCTGTGTCATTTCACTATAATCTACAAAAAGGAATGACACACGACTAAAGACTTCGATCTAGAAAAAACCATTAAAGCGCTATGGCTTTGACCATGTGCTAGAGAGGGCAAAGCGTATACTTGGAAAACGCTGCTAAATGCGGCGTTAGTTTACCAGTGAATAAATCCAATTCTAGGGTGTACACTTAACTACAGGTGGTGCTGCGGAAGTTGTGATTGACCGAGTACAGCAACAACTAAAATGAAGCCATCTTCTTTTGTCAAGTACGCGGTATGCTTGCCCACCGGGAAATAAAAACCACTAGGGTATATCTCATCGCAACTGCAACCAACAGCCGGGTTGTCAGCAAGCATTTGAAACCCTGTTAGTAAGGTATTTTTGTCGGTTTGCCACTGCATCTCAGAGAAATTGTTGACGGTATAGTTTTTGATTTTTTGTAAATGAGTCTGTGCTAATTTACTTAGCTTATATTCACTCTTTTTCATAATGGGTTATAAGGCGTTTAAAAAGTCTTCACCATCAACCACATTGCCTTGTGTCAAGTCTTGCTTCGCTGACTCGAAACAATGTCTCAGGTAATCAGTTTTCATTGCCTCCAGCGCTTCATAATCCTTCATCGACATAACAACTACGACATCTTTGCTATTTTTGCTAATTTTCACTGGCTCACGTTGAGCGCTCAGAAGTAACTCACCAAAATTACGTTTGGCATCATTTGCTGTTAAAGTGTGCACAATTACTCCAAATCTGGGATCACAGTTAAATTATAGTTGTTCGCATGAAATGGTTAATATAATTACATCGTGCGATTTGTGCGAAAGGTGAACTAACAAGCGTTTAGGGTTTCAAGATACTTTTACTAATCGGATATAAGCGGTTTACCTAATTTCGCGTAACTCGCATCTGCCCCATTATTTGCTAAAAAAATTTTCGATCGATAAATCCCGTCAGAATTTGCCCTATATTTCCTAATGTCGAACCAGAACCGGGGTGTGCACATTCAAAAGAGAACATTGATTAAAAAGGCTCTAATGACAAAGCAATCGTCAATAGCACTGGCAAAGTTACGATGCTTAAAAAGTTACCAAACAGAACCATTGAAGCGACCTTGGCAGGCTCAAGGCCAAACCTCTCAGCAAGCAGGTAATTCATGACTGCTGGAGGCAACATCGAAAAGAGTAACATCATCTGCAAATGCATGGTCGGCAGTGGAATAAGCATATAAATAATCCCAAAAGTAACTGCCCCTGTTGCCAACGACTGCAGAGTGCAAAGCAGACCGACTTTAAGACCGCTCAGGCGCATATTACACATCTGAGTCCCGAGGGATAAAAGCATAATTGGGACGGCTGTCTGCCCCAGAAGTGCTGTTGCATCATAAAGAGGCTCCCAGACACCAATGTCGGTCAAGTTTAGTATCAGAGCGACAATAGCCGCGATAAACATAGGCATACGTACAACCTGCTTAAGAGGATTCCCTTTGCTGACTAATGTCAGACCAAGACTGACATGCGTACAAACCGAAACGACGAGCAACAGTACTGCTGGTGCCATCGCATCCTCGCCAAACGTGTAAGTAAAGAGAGGTATTGCTAAGTTACCACTATTGCGAAACATATGTGGCGGAGCCCAGACTTTGTAAGGAAGTTTAAACAACCGACATATTGGAACCATTAACAAGCCAGGGATAAATATCGCAACAAGCGAAGCACTAAGCAGCGGCACTTGGGTCATATCAAGTGGCATCGTTCCTACTGAAGAAAACACCAGAGCAGGCAAGAACATATCCATGTTAATACGGTTAATGGGCCGAAAATCCATTTTAATCCAACGACCAATGCCGTACCCCATAGCCACGAGGGAAAATAGCGGAAACAGTATTCCAATGACTAATTCAAACATCTTACTACCTGTTTTCCAGTGCTGTCTGTAAACGCTCTAAAGCGATGGCAAGACTAGTGTGATTGGTACCGTAACAGACACGCAGGTGACCACACCCCGCCTCTCCAAATGCTTCCCCGGGTGCGACGCCTACTTTAGACCTCTCAATCATATCCAGAATAAATGGCTGGCTATTGTTAGCTAACCCATCAACCTTCAGGAAGGCATAAAAGGTTGCCGGCATTTCATACAAGGTTACGCCAGAGATATTACCTAATGCTTCACGCACCATATCTCTCGAATGACGAAAACGCTTCAGTGTCTGTTGTAAAAAGACTTCGCCCTGCTCAATTGCAGCAACGCCTGCGGCCTGAACAAAGGCAGGAGCACAGGAAACATTAAACTAAATCAGCTTGGTAATCGTTGGCCGGAGAGGCTTAGGCAGAGTAAGCCAGCCCAAACGCCATCCCGTCATACACCAGGTTTTGGAGAAACTATTACAAACAATAATACGATCATGGTCATCGATGAACTGACAAAAGGAAGGGGCAGATATTCCCTCATAAACATGGCGGTTATACACTTCATCTGAGATTACCCATACCCCGGTCTGTCGAGAAAACTCGGTTATCGCTTTAAGCTGTTGTTCGCTCGCCATCCATCCAGTCGGATTGGCTGGTGAATTGATAACTAATGCCTGGGCATCTTTCGTCACCGCAAAAAGCGCCTCCATATCCAGTTCGAATCGTCCTTCGACTTGAGTAAGCGGGAACTCTACGACTTCCGCACCAAGTAGACTTGGAATAGCGGTCAGTATCGGATAAGCAGGACTGATAACAACCACCTTATCCCCTGGCTTTAATACGGCCTGAGCGGCAAGCATTACCGCATTGGTACCAGACAAGGTCACTACGATATTCTCATCGGTAAACGGACGCTCAAACAGACGTGACTGGTAGTCAGCCAGCGCCTGGCGCAACTGCGGTATACCATTGTTTGGTGTATACAATGTCTGCCCCTGTTCCAGGCTTTCGAAAGCCGCCTGCTTAATAAAATCAGGTGTAACAATATCTGACTCTCCAAACCACAAGGGAATGACATCTTTTTGCGACATACCAAAGTTGGCAATAGCGCGGATAGAAGACTCTTTTAATTGTGACGCAACCGGACTGATGTCGCTAAGTATGGAAGACTGCATTGTTGTACCTCGGCTAAAAACTCGACTAATAAGCTCTAATCTTATCGGTCATAGCAGGAATTGCCTTGCTTTTCAGGTGTGACATAAACCCATTTTTGCATTAGTCTTCCAATTATTACCTCATTAATGGCGGAGTCTTTCTATGAAGAAGCTTGATAAAGTCGATATTGCTGTACTGCAGCGTTTGCAGCAGGATGGACGCTTAACAAATGCAAAGCTTGCCCAAGAGCTGGCAATCAGTGAAACCCCCTGTTGGAGGAGGCTAAAGCGCTTGGAAGAAGAGCGATATATAGAGGGGTATCAGGCTAACCTGAATCGCCGCAAGCTAGGGTTTGGCGTTCTGGCATTTGTTCAGCTTACCTGTACAAAGCATGATACTGAAACAACCAGGATTTTCGAGTCTATTATCCAAAGCTCTGAGAACGTGCTTTCTTGCCACAATACAACCGGCGATTCGGATTTTATGCTCCAGGTTGTCGCTAAAGATCTTGATGATTACAGCGATTTTGTTGAAAGAGAGCTAAGGCAGCTACCCGGCGTGTCTGTGATTAGCTCAAATATTTCTCTACGAGAGCTGAAGTCATCCACAAGGCTGCCGGTTTCTCTCTGACAAAACCAACCTATGTCACACTTTCTTTACATCTGAATTAGTCTTTCATAATTACGTTGTTTTATGAAAGACTATTTAGTTTTTGATTGATATCCAGGCAACCTTTGCAAGGTAATTTCTTCGCACAAAGATAGACTATTAACAACTGATACCACTAAACAGCACTGCGGAGAAGCCTATGAAAGCCGTCGTTATAGAAAAATTTTCATCTATTCCAGAAATCAAAAATGTACCGGATCCAACACCCGCTTCCCATGGTGTGGTAATTAAAGTTGAAGCGACTGGCGTATGTCGCAGTGACTGGCACTGCTGGCAAGGTCATGATGAGGACGTTGTACTCCCGCACGTACCCGGTCATGAATTTGCCGGTGTTATCGAAGAAGTTGGTTCAGAGGTGAATAGGTTCAAGGTTGGCCAGCGAGTGACAGTGCCGTTTGTAAACGCATGTGGCTCCTGTCCCGAGTGTAATACCGGTAATCATCAGGTGTGTGGTAACCAGACTCAGCCCGGCTTTACGCATTGGGGATCATTTGCTGAATACACCACTGTTGATCACGCTGACGTAAATTTGGTCACCCTACCAGAGCATCTGGACTTTGTTACAGCAGCCAGCCTTGGCTGCCGGTTTGTAACTTCGTTCAGAGCGGTAGTCGATCAAGGCAAAGTTTCTGCCGGACAATGGGTAGCAGTACATGGCTGTGGTGGTGTCGGCCTGTCAGCGATTATGATTGCGACTGCAATTGGTGCCAATGTAATCGCCATCGATATTGATGATACCAAGCTGGAAATGGCACGCTCGCTTGGGGCTGTAGCCACGGTAAATGGCAATAAAGTCGCTGATGTTGCAGAAGCTGTAATTGAGATCAGTAAAGGAGGTGCACATGTTTCTCTTGATGCTCTGGGGCACCCTATCACCTGTGTAAACTCGGTGAAGAGCTTGCGAAAATTAGGCAAGCATATACAAGTCGGGTTATTACTTGCTGAACAGGCCAATCCTGCTATGCCTATGGCTAAAGTTATCGCTGACGAACTGGAAATTATAGGTAGCCACGGCATGCAAGCACATCGTTACGATGCCATGTTAGCCATGATGATGTCCGGAAAATTAACACCCGAGAAATTGCTGGGCCGCACTATCAGCCTGGAACAATCGATTGAGGCTCTAACCACTATGGATTCGGCAACCACACCTGGCGTTACGGTTGTTACAGGTTTCTAAGGAGGGCGAAATGACACAAGATAAACAATCTCCGATTATCGGGTTTATTGGGGGTGGTAATATGGCCGCCGCCATGATTAGTGGGCTGATTTCGAAAGGTTTTCTGGCGCAAGATATACAGGTGTCAGAACCATCCGCAGAAAGAGTGGCATGGTTATCAGACAAATATGGTGTATCTACGGTAAGTAAAACGCAGGATGTCTGGTTTATATGCAAATGCCAACACCGATGAACAACAAAAGAAGCTTGCAACCACGGTCGCTGAATCTTTTGGTGAGTGCTTAGAAGTACAGAATGAAAATGACATTAACCTAGTCACAGCGCTTTCTGGTAGCGGTCCGGCGTATTTCCTGCTTATGATGCAATGCATGATCTCAGCTGGTGAAGAGCTAGGGATGAGATCTGATGATGTAAAGCGCCTGGTTGGTCATACAGCCCTGGGGGCTGCAAAATTAGCATCACTATCTGATGATGAACCAGATACACTTTGCCAACGTATTGCGTCACCCGGAGGAACCACTGAAGCGGCGCTTACTACTCTGCATGAGAGAGAAGTTGAAAGTGCTGTAAAACAAGCGGTTAAAGCGGCATACCAGCGTGCTTTGGAATTAAGTGTTTAAGTAGGCAGAGGCAATATATGAGCTACTTAAATGCATAGTTATGCGAACTACTAATATGCTCCAGCTTTTAAAAATGCTCACTGATGTCCAATTCCTGTTACGGCGACCACCGTTATAAATGGTGGTCATTGTCGTTTTGGTATACTAAAACTTATCGATAGAGTAGAAATCGTTCTATCGTCCTAAATTGAAAATGTCCAAAAGTTTGTTTGTCTGTGGTGGTATGTTGCTGAAGGGGTATTTTGACAGTATGAAATTGTAATGCCCAAATCAAGCCATCGTTATTATGGCAAAAATAAGACAGAGACAAACCCTACAAGCTACCCTGCTGGAAATGATACAATCTCGCCACCACAACAACTGAGAACCTTTATGTTTATCCATCGCGTTAACGACATCGACTGGCTGGTGATAACCGGTTTTGAAGAGCTAAAACCCTTATTTATCCAAGACGCCGGTTCCATCCCACACTGCTTTTCTACCACCAGTGAGTTGAGCCTTATTGACCAAGCCAAACGCAGTTACGGATACTTGCCAAATCTGAATGGTGTGATCACAGATACTGGCACGTTGGTGCGCGAAGGGGTTGAAGAAGATTTAAATCCGCAACTCGCTTGCTTAGTGGAAGGGCGAGGCCGAGTGTTTATTTATCATGGTGGTTATGTTGCGTTTGTCGATGAAGACCAAACTTTCGTTACCCGCATGGACTGAATGTAACTGCCATTTCTCGATGCCATTTGTCCAAGAGCGATCAAATGGCCTCAATCGACCGCAATTGTTCGAGGATCGCTTTGGTTTTATCTCGAAACAAATCCCTCAGTAGTCGAACCGTTGGGGTAATCGATTGACGGCTTGGACAAACGAGCCAAAGCTCTGTTGGCGTAGCTTGATACTCACGCATCACGCTGACCGCTCGCCCCGCTAACAGATCCTGCGACATATCTAGGCTCGACTTAATCGCAATGCCCTGACCGGCAACACACCAACGGCGCACCTGATCGCCATCATTGGACGCTCTATTGCCCTTGAGTTTGACTTTATGAGTATGCTCACCACGGTGAAATAGCCACTCATTTTGCAACACATCATGCAGTTGATAAAACAAAACATTGTGTTCGAGTAACTCATCGGGTTTTGTTGGGGTGGGGTGATGACTTAAATACTCTGGGCTGGCACACAATACCCTTGGCACATCACAGATCTTAAACCCATAAAGACTGGCATCGCTTGGAGATCCATAGCGAAGCGCCATATCGACAGAGTCGCGATAAAAGTCAATGTTGCTGTCACTGATACTGGCACGCAAAGACACATTGGGGTAGTGAGCTAGAAATTCATCAAGCCAAGGTGTCACCAGGTTTCTGCCCAAATCAGACGATAAGGCAATGCGAATTTCACCTTCAATGATCCCCAAATCTTCTTGCATACTCACTTTGGCGTGTTCGAGCATTTTGAGTGCGGCTTCACATTGAGGCAAATAACGCTCTCCTGCCGGGGACAACCTTAAATGACGAGTGGTACGTACAAACAGTTCCACACCTAATGCCGCTTCTACACGTTTGATAGCCGCACTGGCTGTGGCGGTGCGCATGTCTAAGTTGGTTGCCGCAGCGGTAATGCTGCGAAGCTCCGCCACTTTTAAAACAACGTTTAAATCTTCAGTATGCATAACTCCCCCTTATCCCAAATGACCCTTTATTCGCAGACATTTATAGGTCAGCAACGGGTAACTTTCAAAGTTTATCAAAAAATTTTTGAAAATAATTCAAATTAAAGGCGCTTTTTCATTAGTAATAGCGGCCTTATGATACTCGCCATACCCATACGGCAACGAAATGAGTCGTGTGAACAATCCAATTTGCCCTTATCCGACCTAAAACGGGATCATCCACTGACACAAAGGTAGACCAAATGAAAGCGATGACATCACTACTCACCATAGCGGTGACAGTAACCATTAACTTAGCCCACGCTGCCGACGTCGAAGTTGTCGCCGAGCTCCATGGCACTCGTCCTGGCAATATCACCGTCACGGAGCAAGGGCGAACCTTTCTTTCGATGCAGCCTCTGGATGCGCCAAAGTATCGCGTGGTCGAATTAATGGCCGACGGCTCAACCAAACCTTTCCCAAATGAAGATTGGTCTGATGGCCCAGAGCACGGTGAGGTGGGGATTTCTGCAGTGATCGGTATCGACAGTAGCGAAGGGGGCATTGTGTGGATTTTGGACATGGGCAGCGCTAACCATCCAGCGCAAATCATCGCCTGGGATACCCTCAATGACCGACTCTATAAGCGTATTGAAATAAATAAAGAGGCGATGGCGAGTAACTCATTTTTGCAAGATTTTGCACTCGATACTAAGCGCAATCTTATGTACATCGCCGATACCAGCTTGGGTAACTTGTTTGGTGATCCGGCTCCCGCATTCGTTGTCGTGGATTTAACCACTGGGCAATCTCGCCGCGTTCTTCAATCAAGTTCTGCGCTGGTTGCTCCGCAACACGATGTGATTATCGATGACTCATTAATGGCGACAAAACGCGAAGATGGTCACTCGGATGCGCTTTATCTGGGGGTGAATCCCATCACGATCGATGCTGATAATCAGTGGGTTTATTTCGGCACCGTCAACGGCAGTGCGATTTACCGTTTACCGGCCAGTGCTCTTGCCGACGCAACACTCAGCGAGCAAGCCCTTGCTGATACGATTGAATTTTATCAAGAAAAGCACCCAAGTGACGGCATGATCATGGCAAAGAATGGCGATATCTACGTCGGGGATGTCGAGAGAAATGCCATTAGTCTCGTTAGAAAAGACGGTTTAAGCACCTTTGCTCAAGACGACAAGCTTTTGTCTTGGGCCGATGGTTTCGCGATTCACGACGGCTATTTATACGCGACACAAAACTCGCTTCACCTTACTCCAGCGCTTAATGAAGGAGAAGAAGGAGCAACGAAGCCATTTCATGTTGTCCGATTCAAATTGGCCGGCAACGAGCAAAAATAACTTTCACGGCCTCAGCGCTACGCCTTGTCGCTCGCGTTAGGCCCTAACGAATTGATATCAAGCCAGTGCAGAATGCGTGCATCTTGCCTTGTACTGGCGCTTAACAGGAGAATCCTTATGTCATTACCATCTACTATGAAAGCGATTGGTTTTACTCAATCACTGGCGATTGCGGAACAAAACAGTTTATTTGAGTTTGAAACGGCGCTGCCCGAGATAAAAGAACGCGATTTACTGGTTAAAGTTAGCGCGACATCGATTAACCCGGCTGATGCCAAAATCCGCATTCGCAATGCCAAAGATAAAACTTTAGAGCAAGCCAAAGTATTGGGCTACGACGCCGTGGGTGAAGTTGTTGCTAAAGGTGACAAGGTCGATGGTTTTGAGATCGGCGACCGAGTCTACTATGCAGGCGATGTGACACGCATGGGGGCGAATGCCCAATACCAAGCCGTTGACTATCGAATTACGGCCCATGCCCCTAAAAGCTTGTCTGATGACGCTGCGGCAGTGATGCCACTTGCGACACTCACTGGGTGGGAAGCCTTGTTTGATCGTTTACGCGTTCGCCCAGAAGAGAAGAAGTCGATTTTGATTATTGGCGGCGCTGGTGGCGTTGGCTCCATCACCATTCAACTGGCCAAACAACTGACCAATCTGACCGTGATTGCAACCGCCTCACGCCCCGAGACCGAGCAATGGGTCAAAGAGATGGGCGCTGATTACGTTGTCAATCATCGCGATTTAGTGGCCTCTGTACGCGAGCAAGGCATTCAATATGTTGATTATATTTTCAACGTTGCGGATACCAAAGGCCATTGGGATGCGATGGTTGAGCTCATTGCGCCACAAGGTATGATCAGTTCCATTGTTGAGTTTGATGGCGGTGTCGATCTGTCTGCGTTACAAGGCAAATCGGCTGGGTTTGTTTGGGAGTTGATGTTTACGCGTTCACTGTTTAACACGGCAGACATTCAAAAACAGCAAGACATTTTGTTCCAAGCGGCCAACTTAATCGATTCAGGGCGACTTCAATCGACACTGACCACCACCTTGAACGGCTTTAGTGTCGCTACACTTAAAGAGGCGCATACACTGATTGAAAGCGGTGCTTCGATTGGTAAAACAGCGATTAAATACTGATCGCATCGGAACAAGGAGGGTAGCCATGAAACTGTTTATTTACCAACACTGTCCTTTTTGTGCTCGTGTGGCTTATGTGGCAAATACACTGAATCTCGAGCTAGAATACCAAGTGGTTGATTATGCCGATGCGCAAACCTTAATGGATTTGACTGGGCAAAAGCAGGTGCCTGTGTTGCAAAAAGAAGACGGCAGTGTGATGGCAGAAAGCTTAGATATCATGGCCTATTTCTTTGCAAAAGGAGGCCAAGAGGTCAAGAACACAGCGAGGAATGAGACCTTGGATTTTCAACGTGAGAGTTTGCCATTATTGCAAAAAATTGGTTACCCGCGTTGGCCAGCACTGGGTTTAAGAGAGTTTGCCACTTCGCACAGCATCGATACTTGGCAGAAGAAAAAACAGACTGCAGACCTCAATTTTGCCCAGCTACTGGCAAACACGGCAATGATTGTTGACGAAGTGAATGGGCAGTTACTCAAAGCAGAGCAACACTTGCAATTGAGCCACGAAGAGAGTGAATTACCGTTGATCGATCAGGCAATTTACTTTTCCTTATTGCGCGGGTGGGCGGTTGAGCCGAGTATGGTTTGGCCAAAAGCCTTACGTGCATGGTTGGAAAACAAGAGTATTGAGCTCAATATTGGGTTGCTGGCTTAAGCGACTTGATAATATCCGAGGGTACTCTAACGAGTAACCATTCGCTAAGGTCGCTAAAGAACTCATAAAGCGCCGTCATTTTGGTATGGGAGTAAAACCGGCCAAGGTGACGGCGCTTTTTGATTACTGGGCTTTATTTCCGGGCTTAGGCTGCAGCAATTGAATGACTAAATCACCGCCAGTAAAATG from Vibrio sp. HB236076 carries:
- a CDS encoding YkgJ family cysteine cluster protein; this encodes MECRLGCGACCIAPSISSPIPGMPKGKPAGVRCVQLDDNNLCRLFGKKERPDVCAQFKACPDICGQNNTQALENITFLETLTV
- a CDS encoding YcgN family cysteine cluster protein yields the protein MNSTTQPFWQTKTLEAMSEDEWESLCDGCGKCCLHKLMDEDTEEVYYTNVACSWLNDQTCSCKDYANRFESGESCLKLSREKIAEFHWLPNTCAYRLLAEGKSLPVWHPLITGSKDAMHGAGESVKDQVVYEIDVIDWEDHIINHPGRSG
- a CDS encoding type II toxin-antitoxin system RelE/ParE family toxin — its product is MKKSEYKLSKLAQTHLQKIKNYTVNNFSEMQWQTDKNTLLTGFQMLADNPAVGCSCDEIYPSGFYFPVGKHTAYLTKEDGFILVVAVLGQSQLPQHHL
- a CDS encoding type II toxin-antitoxin system Phd/YefM family antitoxin encodes the protein MHTLTANDAKRNFGELLLSAQREPVKISKNSKDVVVVMSMKDYEALEAMKTDYLRHCFESAKQDLTQGNVVDGEDFLNAL
- a CDS encoding AEC family transporter, with translation MFELVIGILFPLFSLVAMGYGIGRWIKMDFRPINRINMDMFLPALVFSSVGTMPLDMTQVPLLSASLVAIFIPGLLMVPICRLFKLPYKVWAPPHMFRNSGNLAIPLFTYTFGEDAMAPAVLLLVVSVCTHVSLGLTLVSKGNPLKQVVRMPMFIAAIVALILNLTDIGVWEPLYDATALLGQTAVPIMLLSLGTQMCNMRLSGLKVGLLCTLQSLATGAVTFGIIYMLIPLPTMHLQMMLLFSMLPPAVMNYLLAERFGLEPAKVASMVLFGNFLSIVTLPVLLTIALSLEPF
- a CDS encoding Lrp/AsnC family transcriptional regulator; its protein translation is MKKLDKVDIAVLQRLQQDGRLTNAKLAQELAISETPCWRRLKRLEEERYIEGYQANLNRRKLGFGVLAFVQLTCTKHDTETTRIFESIIQSSENVLSCHNTTGDSDFMLQVVAKDLDDYSDFVERELRQLPGVSVISSNISLRELKSSTRLPVSL
- a CDS encoding zinc-dependent alcohol dehydrogenase family protein; the protein is MKAVVIEKFSSIPEIKNVPDPTPASHGVVIKVEATGVCRSDWHCWQGHDEDVVLPHVPGHEFAGVIEEVGSEVNRFKVGQRVTVPFVNACGSCPECNTGNHQVCGNQTQPGFTHWGSFAEYTTVDHADVNLVTLPEHLDFVTAASLGCRFVTSFRAVVDQGKVSAGQWVAVHGCGGVGLSAIMIATAIGANVIAIDIDDTKLEMARSLGAVATVNGNKVADVAEAVIEISKGGAHVSLDALGHPITCVNSVKSLRKLGKHIQVGLLLAEQANPAMPMAKVIADELEIIGSHGMQAHRYDAMLAMMMSGKLTPEKLLGRTISLEQSIEALTTMDSATTPGVTVVTGF
- a CDS encoding NAD(P)-binding domain-containing protein, with protein sequence MTQDKQSPIIGFIGGGNMAAAMISGLISKGFLAQDIQVSEPSAERVAWLSDKYGVSTVSKTQDVWFICKCQHR
- a CDS encoding pyrroline-5-carboxylate reductase, encoding MSGLYANANTDEQQKKLATTVAESFGECLEVQNENDINLVTALSGSGPAYFLLMMQCMISAGEELGMRSDDVKRLVGHTALGAAKLASLSDDEPDTLCQRIASPGGTTEAALTTLHEREVESAVKQAVKAAYQRALELSV
- a CDS encoding cytosolic protein, translating into MFIHRVNDIDWLVITGFEELKPLFIQDAGSIPHCFSTTSELSLIDQAKRSYGYLPNLNGVITDTGTLVREGVEEDLNPQLACLVEGRGRVFIYHGGYVAFVDEDQTFVTRMD
- a CDS encoding LysR family transcriptional regulator, with the protein product MHTEDLNVVLKVAELRSITAAATNLDMRTATASAAIKRVEAALGVELFVRTTRHLRLSPAGERYLPQCEAALKMLEHAKVSMQEDLGIIEGEIRIALSSDLGRNLVTPWLDEFLAHYPNVSLRASISDSNIDFYRDSVDMALRYGSPSDASLYGFKICDVPRVLCASPEYLSHHPTPTKPDELLEHNVLFYQLHDVLQNEWLFHRGEHTHKVKLKGNRASNDGDQVRRWCVAGQGIAIKSSLDMSQDLLAGRAVSVMREYQATPTELWLVCPSRQSITPTVRLLRDLFRDKTKAILEQLRSIEAI
- a CDS encoding L-dopachrome tautomerase-related protein, with the translated sequence MKAMTSLLTIAVTVTINLAHAADVEVVAELHGTRPGNITVTEQGRTFLSMQPLDAPKYRVVELMADGSTKPFPNEDWSDGPEHGEVGISAVIGIDSSEGGIVWILDMGSANHPAQIIAWDTLNDRLYKRIEINKEAMASNSFLQDFALDTKRNLMYIADTSLGNLFGDPAPAFVVVDLTTGQSRRVLQSSSALVAPQHDVIIDDSLMATKREDGHSDALYLGVNPITIDADNQWVYFGTVNGSAIYRLPASALADATLSEQALADTIEFYQEKHPSDGMIMAKNGDIYVGDVERNAISLVRKDGLSTFAQDDKLLSWADGFAIHDGYLYATQNSLHLTPALNEGEEGATKPFHVVRFKLAGNEQK
- a CDS encoding zinc-binding alcohol dehydrogenase family protein, whose translation is MSLPSTMKAIGFTQSLAIAEQNSLFEFETALPEIKERDLLVKVSATSINPADAKIRIRNAKDKTLEQAKVLGYDAVGEVVAKGDKVDGFEIGDRVYYAGDVTRMGANAQYQAVDYRITAHAPKSLSDDAAAVMPLATLTGWEALFDRLRVRPEEKKSILIIGGAGGVGSITIQLAKQLTNLTVIATASRPETEQWVKEMGADYVVNHRDLVASVREQGIQYVDYIFNVADTKGHWDAMVELIAPQGMISSIVEFDGGVDLSALQGKSAGFVWELMFTRSLFNTADIQKQQDILFQAANLIDSGRLQSTLTTTLNGFSVATLKEAHTLIESGASIGKTAIKY
- the grxB gene encoding glutaredoxin 2, whose amino-acid sequence is MKLFIYQHCPFCARVAYVANTLNLELEYQVVDYADAQTLMDLTGQKQVPVLQKEDGSVMAESLDIMAYFFAKGGQEVKNTARNETLDFQRESLPLLQKIGYPRWPALGLREFATSHSIDTWQKKKQTADLNFAQLLANTAMIVDEVNGQLLKAEQHLQLSHEESELPLIDQAIYFSLLRGWAVEPSMVWPKALRAWLENKSIELNIGLLA